Within Halobacterium zhouii, the genomic segment ACCTGGACATCGTCGGCGTCGCGGACACGCACGCCCACGCCGACCACGTCTCCGGCGCGCGCCGCCTCGCCGGCGAACTCGACGTCCCGTACTACCTCCACGGCGAGGACACCGGCGAACTCGAGGAAGTCAGCGAAATCGCCGACGGCGACACTATCCCGGTCGGTGACCGCGAACTCGAGGTCATCCACACGCCCGGCCACACGCCAGGCAGCGTCTCCTTCGCGTTCGAGGACGCGCTGCTCTCTGGGGACACGCTGTTCCTCCGGAGCGTCGGCCGCCCCGACCTCGAGGACAGCAGCGAGGACGCCGTCCGCGAGGCTGCGAGCCGACTGTTCGACAGCCTCGACGACCTCGTCGACCGCGACGACGACACCGTCGTTCTCCCCGGACACTTCAGCGACGAGACGGCACGCCCGCTCGCGACAGACCTCGGCGACCTGACAGCGGAGTCGACGAACGAACTCCTGAGCTACGTCGAGGACGGTGACGAATCGGCGTTCGTCGAAACCATCGTCGAAAGCCTGGCCGACGAACCCGCGAACTACAACGAGATCAAGCAGATCAACTGGGGCAAAGAACAGCCCGGCAGCGACGTCGAGGCGCTCGAACTCGGTCCCAACAACTGCGCCGCGAACTAACGCCGTTCCAGTTTCTTCGCACCTATGTCTTACTCACAGGGAATCAGGCGCAACTGGCGGCAGTTCGCACTCCAGTTGCTGACCGTGTTCGCAGTCGGGCTCACCATCGGCGCCGAGCGGAACGTCGTGCCGGTGCTCGGCCGGGACGTCCTCGGCGTCGAGTCCGTGCTCGTCATCGCCTCGTTCGTCGTGAGCTTCGGCTTCGTGAAGGCGCTACTCAACCTCTACGGTGGGAAGTGGTCGGAAACCTACGGTCGGAAGCCCATCCTCGTCGCCGGGTGGCTGGTCGCGTTGCCGATTCCAGTGATCCTCGTGCTCGCGCCGAACTGGTGGTGGATCGTCGCCGGAAACGTGCTCCTCGGCGTCAACCAGGGACTGGCGTGGAGCATGAGCGTGAACGCGAAAATCGACCTCGCGGGGAGCGACGCGCGAGGATTCGCAGTCGGACTGGACGAGGCGTTCGGCTACGGCGGCGTCGCCGTCGGCACCTGGGTCACGGGCGTCATCGCGGCGCAGTACGGTCTCCGTCCCGAACCGTTCTACTTCCTCGCGGCCGTCATCGTGCTCGCGCTCGTCGCCGCCGTGCTGTTCGTAGACGAGACGCTGCCGTACGCGCGAGCGGAGGCCGACGAGCAGGCCGATAGCGAGGACGCCGACTTGCCGTTCGCCGAAGTCCTGAAGCGCGCGACCTACGGCGACCGCACGCTGTTCGCGGCGGCCCAGGCTGGTAGCGTCGAGAAGTTCGTGGATGCGCTGGTCTGGATTGCGTACCCGCTGTACCTCACGGCCGCCGGCCTCTCGCTCGCACAGGTCGGCGTCGTCGTCGGCGTCTACGGCGGCGTCTGGGGTGTCCTGCAGTTGTACACGGGTCGCCTCGCCGACCAAGTCGGCCGGCGACCGCCGGTCGTCGCGGGGATGTTCGTCGCGGGCGCAGGCGTGCTCCTGACAGTGCTCGTCCAGGGCTACTGGCTGTGGATCGGCACGGCGGCCGTGACGGGCACCGGGATGGCGCTGCTCTACCCGAACCTCATCACGGTCGTCGGGGACGCCGCACATCCGTCGTGGCGGGCGACCGGTCTCGGCGTGTACCGGATGTGGCGCGACGCCGGCTACGGTTTCGGTGCAATCGTCATCGGCGTGACCGCCGACCTGGTGTCGACGACCGCCGCGTTCTACGTCGTGGCGGCGGCGATGTTCGCGTCGGGCCTCGTCACGCTCGCCTGGATGCGCGAGACCCACCCGGACCGCGAGGCGGCCCGCGGCGAACACGGCACCGTCGACGCGGTGGACGCCGACTAACCACTCGAGGCACAGCACCGCTTTCCGGTACCGGGACACCGTGTCGTGCTGGTTGGACTGGAATACTGGCGGGTCTTACTGGATTAGAATACTGGCAAGTATTATTGGGTAGGAATCCCAGCAGGCTCTGCACCAGGCGGAATACCGTGAGTTATATTACTCCCAACGATTATTACCGATTATCAGATGACGGCGAACCACGACACCATCCCCACGACGCACATCGGCAGTCTACCTCGACCGCCGGAACTGCTCGACCTCCTCGAGAAACAACAGGACGGAGTGGACGTAGACCAGGACGACTGGGACGCGACCGTCGCGGAGGCCACCCGGGACGTCGTCGAACGTCAGGCTGAGGCCGGCATCGACGTCGCGAACAACGGCGAGCAGTCCAGGGTCTCGTTCAACTGGTACGTCGCGGACCGCCTCAGCGGCATCGACGGCAAGCGCGAGCAGGAGCTCTGGGCCGACCTCCAGGAGTTCCCGGACTACGCCGAGGAGACGTTCAAAACGGACGTCATCGACCTCTCGATGCAACCAGTCATCACCGGTCCCGTCGAGTACACCGGCCACGACGAGGCTGAAGCCGAACTCGCGGAGTTCCGGGACGCCCTCTCCGCTGCCGACGCCGACTTCCAGGACACGTTCGTGACCTCGGCCTCTCCCAGCGTCGTCACCGCGACGCACGTCGACGAGCACTACGGCGACTACGAGGAGTTCCTGTTCGCGGTCGCGGACGCGATGGCCGAGGAGTACGAACTCGTCGCGGAGACCGGCGCGACCCTCCAGATCGACGCTCCGGAACTGCTCACTGTCGGCCACACGGCGGCGTACGCGGACGAACCCCTGGAGGCGGTCGAGGCGGCGACGCGCCTCCACGTCGAGGCGCTCAACGAGGCGCTGTCGAACGTCCCCGCAGATCAGGTCCGACTCCACACCTGCTGGGGGAGCTACGAGGGCCCTCACCACCTCGACACGGGCCTGGCCGAGTTGCTCCCGGAGGTCTACGAGGCCGACATCACCGGACTCAGCGTCGAGCAGGCCAACCCCCGCCACCAGCACGAGTACCGCGCGTTCGACGAGCACCCGGTTCCCGACGGCTGGACGCTGATTCCTGGCGTCGTGGACGTGAAGACGAACATCATCGACCACCCCGAGACCATCGCTGACCGCCTGGAGCGGGTTGCCGACGCAGTCGACGACGCGACGCCGCTGGTCGCCGCGCCCGACTGCGGGTTCGGTACGCAGGCCGGCCTCGGGATGGTGGACCCCGAGATCGCGTGGGCGAAACTCGAGGCGCTCGACGAGGGGGCCGAACTAGCGGCCGACCGCATCTACTGACGGTCGGTGCGTTGCCGACGGTCAGCAGTCGGCGTCCCTAGATGGGGTAGTCGCGGTGGTCGTGCTGGATCGAGATCCACTTCGTCTCCGTGACCTCGTGGAGGAACGCGTCGCTGTTGTACGTTCCCATGCCGGAGTCGCCGGTGCCGCTGAACGGGACGTGAGCTTCGTCGTTGATCGGTTGGTCGTTGATATGGACGTTCCCTGTCTCCATGCGGTCGGCGATGTCTTTCGCGACCTCGAGGTCGCCGGCGTGGACCGCGCCCGAGAGCCCGTACTCCGTGTCGTTGGCGATCTCGACGGCCTCGTCGACGTCCGAGAACGGAATGACGGGAGCGATGGGGCCGAAGTGCTCGTTGCACGCCGCGGACATGTCGTTGGTGACGTCCGAGAGCACGGTGGGTTCGACGAGCAGGGAGTCCTCGACGCCCTCCATCTGGACGGTCCCGCCGCCGGTTTCGAGGGTGGCGCCGGCGTCGACGGTCTCCTCGACGAACTCGAGCATCTGGTCGCGCTGGGACTCGTCGATGATCGGGGCGATCACGGTGTCCTCGTCGTGGGCGCTCCCGGTCTGCAGGGCCTCTGCGCGCTCGGTGAGTCGCTCGACGTACTCGTCGTAGACGTCCTCGTGGACGACGTGCCGGTTGATGGAGATACACACCTGGCCCTGGTGGACGAACGACCCGAAGGTCGCGGCGTCGATGGCCCGGTCGAGGTCGGCGTCGTCGGTCACCACGAACGCGTTGTTTCCGCCGAGTTCCATCGCGGGGATGGCGAGGTTCTCGCCCGCGAGTCCCGCGACGTGCTGGCCGACCGACGTCGACCCCGTGAACGAGACGACGTCGCTCTCGGGGTGGCCGGCGACGCGGTCACCGATGTCTGACCCCTTCCCGGTGACGACGTTGATGACGCCGTCCGGGAGGTCGGTCTCCTCGAACAGTTTCGCGAACAGCAGGCCACCCGTGATGGGGGAGTTCGTGGACGGCTTGAGGACGACGCTGTTCCCGGCGGCGATGGCCGGCGCGACCGCCCGCATCGAGAGGTTCAGCGGGAAGTTCCACGGCGAGATGACGGTGACGACGCCCTTCGGCTCGCGCTGGACGAGGTTCTCCTTGCCGGGGATGTTCGAGTCGGCGTGCTCGCCTTTCATCCGGCGCGGGAGCGTCGCCGCCTCGCTGGCGTGGTCGGAGGCGATCTGGATGGACGTCTCGCCCATCAGCGGCGACCCGCCGACCTCGTGGGCGAGCAGGTCGACGATCTCCTCGCTGTGCGCGTCGAGTGCCTGCAGGAACTGCTGGACGACGGCCTGTCGATGCGCGGGCGGCGTCTCCGCCCACTCCTCCTGTGCGTCCGCGGCCGCCTCGTAGGCGGCGTCGACGTCCGCGTTCGTCCCCGCTGGAACGTCAACGACGGTCTCGCGAGTCGAGGGGTCCTCGACGGCCAGGGTGTCTCCGCTCTCGCTGGCCGTCCACTCGCCGTCGATGTGGAGCGCGTTCCAGTCGGCGTCGATCGAGAAATCACTGGGCATTGCGGTTTACCAGATGGTACACGACCGGAAAAGGGAGAAGGTCCCAGAGAGCGCCACCGGTTCGTGCCCCCTCGATGCGACCGTTGCCTCCGTCTAAGCCGCCTGCCAACCCGGGCCGCTCTCCCCTTCCAACACGCTTTACCGTCCGGTAAACGAACGGCGGCGTATGGACCAGTCCGAGACCGGCGCGGAGGGGCCGCTGCCCGGTGAGGCCGTCCGCCACGGCACGGGCGTGAACTCGAACCGCGCGTTCCCGACGAACAACCACCCGAGCAACCTCGACCCGTTCGTGCTGTTCGAGCGGTTCTACATCGACCCCAACGAGGGGTTCCCGATGCACCCCCACCGCGGCTTCGAGATCGTCTCGTACATGGTCGAGGGCGGGATGGCCCACGAGGACTCCCTCGGCGTCACGAACACCGCAACCGAAGGCGACGCGATGCGCATCACGACCGGAAGCGGCATCCGGCATTCGGAGTTCCCCGCCGACGGACAGGGATGCAACGGTCTCCAGCTCTGGGTGAACCTCCCCCAGGCTGAGAAGGACGCCGACCCCGACTACGTCGACGCGACGGCCGCCGACCTCCCGACGGAACAGGTGGACGGCGCGACGGTGACGACGGTGGTCGGCGGCGGGTCACCACTCGAGTTGCACACGCCGATGGAGTACCTCGACGTCGAGGTGACCGGCTCGTGGACGTGGTCGGTGCCCGACGACTGGTCGGGGTTCCTCTACGGCGTCTCCGGCGACGGTACAGTCGACGGCGCGGCGTTCACCGAGGGCGACGTGCTGCCCGTCACCGACGCCAGAGGCGTCGAACTCGAGACCGAGGACTCACTCCGGGTGGTCGCCGTGTCGGGGCGTCCACACGGCGAACCCATCGAGCAGCGCGGTCCGTTCGTGTTCTGACCCGCACTCGACCCGGCACGACCCGCGTCCGACGACCACTCCGACCTTAGTTTACCAGTCGGTAAAATTTTACCACGGGCGGGAGTAGCCGACACTGGCAGTGAGGTGCTGCCGGAGTCGTGGACGGATTCGCGTCGCCGTTCTCACACTCAGGTATTCGACCGGCATCCGTCTACGCTCCTCGAACCGACGACCAGAGCGCGCTCGATCTGTTCTATCGCCTACCCGCCCGCAGGTCCTGGCTCGGTCGAACTCCTCAGCGGCTATCAGATCTCTGCGCAGGTTGGTAGGCAGAGGCCACACGGAGACAAGAACTATGCTCTGGTCGTTCGTACCTCACGTCATGGCGGATGGCCCCGACAAGCGAAATCCGCTCGCGCCCTACTTTCCGAGTGACACGCCTCGAGTCCCCACTCTTGGGCAGTCCAGAGGCGCGCTCGCCCTGTTACTCATCTTCGCTTTTAGCCTTCTTCTCTTCATCGTCTTCTGGGGGACCGCCCTCCTGTAGGAACGAAGGAGACTGTCAATTCGTCGGATACAGCGAATCGAGAACGAACTCGTCGATGGCCTCCCGGGCCTCCGCCGGGGCGTCCTCGTGACCGAGCGAGAGTCGTCGCTCGCGAGCCGCGTGAATCACGTCCGTGATTAGTTGCCCGAGCAACTCGGCGTCCACGTCCCGGAATTCGCCCTGCTCGATGCCGTCCTCGACGACGTCCACGATGCTCCCCCGCAGACGGTCGTAGTGCTCGTCGAACAGCTCCCGGTGTTCGTCGTCGTTCTGGGCGTACGCGTACAGTTCGTGGTACACCTTCATGCGGTCCCAGTGCGTGAACTCGTCGAACCCGGGGCCGAACAGACACTGGTCGATGCGGGCGTCGAGTTCCGCGCGCGGCCTGCCGGCCGCCTCGACCTCGACGCTCCCCTCGTACTGGTCGATGACGTACTCCAGGAACGAGGACAGCAGGTCGTACTTGCCGTCGAAGTGGTAGTGGATGAGCTGACGGGACAGCTCCATCTCCTCGCCGATGTCCCGCACCCGCAGGTCCGTGTACCCGTGCTCGCTCAGCGCGCGGAAGGTGGCCTCCATGATGGCCTGGCGAGTGTCCTTCGAGTCGGCCGTCCCCTCCGAGTCACTCATTAGTGGATTCTCGGGCCAGCGGACACATATCGTTTCTCCATCCGAGTATCGCCCACGGACCGCGATGACACCGCCGTCACCGCGGCGTGAGGTCCAGGGCGTCCGCGAGCAGTTCGTGAGAGCGCAGCGTGTCCTCGTGGTCGGCCAACTGGCTCTGGATCACGACCTCCTCGACGCCGGTCTGGTCGGTCATCTGGTCGAGTTGCTCGCGGACGGTTTCCGGACTCCCGGAGACCGCACGCGGCCACTCCCCCGGCTCGATGGGCATCGGCGTCGGGTCAGGGACGCCCCCGAGCACGTCGATGGCGTCCTCGACGGAGTGGAGGGGTAACTGGTCGACGCGTCCGCTCCGGAGCAACTCGTGGGAGGCTTCCGCCGTCGCGCGCAACCGCGCGGCCTCCTCGTCGGTGGGCGCGCACGTCACGTTCACGGCTATCGCGCCACGGGGCTCCTCGGGGCCGGCGCCGAACGACGACGGCTCGAAGTTCTCCCGGTACGTCTCGAAGGCCTCCACTGCCGGCCCGGGCCGGATGAACGCCGCGAAACAGTACCGGAGCCCGAGTTCGCCCGCGATGGCGGCGCTCGAGGGACTCGAACCGAGCACCCACACGTCCGGAATCGTCTCCGCGGCGCGCGCTAACTGGAGGTCGCTGAACGGATGGTCAGCCTCGAAGCCGTCGTAGAGGTGGGCGGCGACCTCGTGGATCTTCTCGGCGTGGTCGTCGGTGCCGCGGCGCTGCTGGCTGCGGTCCTGCTGTAACGCGAGGTCGCTCGCCGGACTCCCGGTCGCGCGTCCGACCCCGAGGTCGATGCGGCCCGGCGCGAGCGCGTCCAGCACGCTGAACGTCTCCGCGACCTTGTACGGGCTATAGTGGTTGAGCAGTACGGTCCCCGACCCGACGCGGATGTCCTCGGTCTTCGCGGCGACGTGGGAGATCAGCGCCTCCGGCGTCGTGCTCGCGACGGAGTCGGTGAAGTCGTGGTGTTCGGCCACCCAGAACCGCGAGTACCCGAGGTCCTCGGCGTGCTGGGCGCGCTCGACGGTGCGCTCGAACGCCTCGGTCGCACTGCCGTCAGCGGGCATCGGCGCGAGGTCGACGATGGATGCGTCCACGACCACGCGTAGGGCGACCTGCGGCAAAACGCGTCCGGATGCGGCAGGCCACTCGCTCGGACGCCGGAGTCAGCGCGTCGTCCGCGTTAACCCCCGGACGCGGCGTCCGACCGGCACGAGGACTGACGGCCTTCCAGCGACTGACGACCTTCCAGCGACTGACGGCCTTCCAGCGACTGACGACCTTCCAGGCGCCCGGGTCGACGTGGTAGTTGGTGGCGTCCGCCGGTGTCACAGGCGTTCGACTCGTCCGCCGGTGTCACCAGTCCCTGTGCTGCGTGCGCCGTCCTCGCTCCTCGAACCGCGTGCCACCGTCGGCACCGGCCGGACGCCGGCCGCGGGTCTGCGCGCCGCCGGACTGCGTGTCGCCGGTCTGCGCGCCACCAGACTGTGTGCCGGCACCACGTGTGCCACTCGACTGTGCGCTGCCCATCCGCGAATCGCCCATCGGCGTGTCGCCGGTCTGTCCACCACTCGGCCGGTTACCGCCAACTCCCGTCTCCCCGCCGGTCGCGGACACCTGCCCCTCGACGGCCGTCTGGAGGTGGGACTCCAGGAAGTAGAGGTACTTGTCCACCTCCCTGGAGAGTTCGGTGAACAGGTCGGCGGTGTCCTCGTCGCCGAACCCCGCCGTGTCGTCTATGTGCCGGCGGAGCGCGTTCGCGTGCTGGGCGACGTGGTCGGTCAGCCATTCGAGGTACTCGCCCTCGTCGACTGCGTTCGCCGGCGGCTCAGGGATGTGGCTCTCTCGGGCAGCCATCCGCGTCGTTCCCATCGCCTGGCCGCCGAGCGCGGTGGCGCGCTCGGCCAGCAGGTCGACGTGCTCGGAGAGCGTCTCCGCGAGTTCGTCGAACAGCAGGTGGAGCTGGTAGAAGTCCAGTCCCTTCACGTTCCAGTGCGCGAACTTGGCCTGGGACTGCAGGTCGGTGGTCGCCGCGAGCGCCCGGTTCAACGTCTGTATCACGGCCACCCGGCTCTCCTCGGGGAGGTCGACTGCGGTCCAGTAGAGATTCGTCTGCGTGCTCTGCCCGGCGTGCTGTTGGTGGTGTGTCATCGTGCTCCCTCGTCCACACGGACAGAACCAACGAGGAAAACGATAGTTCAGGAGTGGTTCCCATCTGGTTCCCCGGTCAGCCGTCGCCGACCAGGGGTGTTCTCGTCGACACTCCGGCTCGAGGAACCCAGACAGTCAGGGAGCCGTGCGTCGAGACGCTGTGTGTGACCGACGACGCGTACCGCCGTCTTACGGTTCGCCGCCGTACCCTTCCCAGAGGGACTCCCCCTCTGCCTCGTAGTGGTTGAGCAGCTCCTCGAGGAACTCCTCGTAGGCCTCGTCCTCCCTGACGTGTTGGTCCATCCGTTCCTTTAGCTCCTCGCTCACTTCGATGGTCACACCCATGCGGAGTCGTTCGACCGCGAACCGAATAAAGGTGCCCTCGCTGGGGGTTGAGAGGCTCGAACGCGGTGAGCCCGCGGAATTCGTACACACGACCCGGCCGCTTGCTCCACGGCGACCGTCCCGGCCGCTGCCGCTGCCGAGCGACGAGGGGTGGGTCAGAACGGGTTCGTGAGGTACTGCTTCGGAATCGCGTTCCGCGCCGTGACGAGGGGGTCGACGACCTGGCTGATCTCGAGGCCGCCGACGAGACTGGAGAGCAGATACGCGTCGGTGGGGTCGAGGTCGTGTTCCCGTTCGAGCAGGCGAACCAGGTCGCGGTTCGCCCGTTCGACGGCGTCCGCCATCGTTTCGGCGCTCGCGATGGTCTTCCAGCTATCGGCCGTCTCCACGAGCGGCCGCTGGAGGGTAACCTCGGGGTCGTCGATGACCCGGACGGTCACGTCGACGTCGGTCCCAATTTCGGCGCCCGTGCCGCACATCTCGCCGTCGGCCATCGCCGCCTTCGAATCACCCATCGCCAGCATAGCGCCGTCCTGGAAGACGGGGAAGTACGCGGTCGTCCCAGTGGTCACGTCGGTCGTGTCGAGATTACCGCCGTGGTCGTGTGGGACGAGCGTCGAGTAGGTGTCGTCCTCGGGGGCGACGCCGATGGTCCCGACGACTGGCTGGATGTCGATTTCGAGGTCACCGAACGTGATGGAGTCACCCTCGACGTCCGTTATTCGCGTGTGTGGGTGTTCGATATCGTCGTGGTCCTGCAGGAGGCCGAACCCGGGGGTGGTGACGACGCGACCGCGGTCCTCGTTGACGCGGACCTCCTCGATTTCGACCTCGAGCACGTCGCCCGGCGTCGCGCCCTCGACCGCGACGGGGCCGGACGCGGGGTTGACGTCGTCGGGGACCGACTCCAGAACCTGGTCTTCGGTCTGGATCTCGCCGTCCAGGCTGTCTATCGTCTCGAACGTAAGTGAGGCCCCGTCCTCGACGGTGTCGGCGGCCTCGAGGTCCGGCGAGAACTCGTGGATGCACGCGTCCTCGTGAGATATCGTCGTTCGTTCCATCGCGAACTACTCCCTCCCGTCACCGACGCGGTGGCAGGCCGCGGCGTGACCCGCGCCGACTGCCGTGGTCACTGGTGTCTCCTGCTCGCACGGCGACGGGAACGCGTCTCTGACTGCGCTCTCCGCGCCGGTCACGTCACCGGACGCGAGACACGTTGCGGCTTCGCGGACGGCGTCGCGTTTCGCTTCGGGGAGGGCGTCGAGGCTGGTGGGGAGCGCGGACTCGACGACGTAGTCGGCGATTGCGTCCTCGTCTGTGGCCTGTCCCCGGGATTCGAGTCGGCTGCGAACGGCGTCGGGGTCGATCTCGCCGTCGAGTACGCGACACCGGAACGTGAACGCGTCACGGAACGTCTCCTGGTCCGCGGTCCAGTCGTCGGGCGGGACGACGGCGGGACACCGCGTGTGGAACCGGCACCCAGACGGCGGGTCGGCGGGCGACGGCACCGTCCCCTCGAGGGTGGTGCGTTCGGTGCGCCGGTCGGGGTCGATGCGCGGCACCGCAGACAGCAGGCTCTTCGTGTACGGGTGATGGGGGTCGTCGAACAGTTCCTCGACGGGTGCGACCTCCACGATCTCGCCGAGGTACATCACGGCGACGCGGTCGGCGACCTGCCGGACCACGCTCATGTCGTGGCTGATGAACAGCATCGACAGCCCGAGGTCCGCCTGCAGGTCCCCGAACAGGTTCAGGAGTTGGGCCTGCACCGAGACGTCGAGTGCGCTCACGGGTTCGTCCGCCACCAGCAGGTCGGGTTCGAGCGTGAGCGCGCGAGCGACCGCGATGCGCTGTTGCTGGCCGCCCGAGAACTGGTGGGGGTAGCGGTCGACGTGGGCCGCCTTCAGGCCGACGCGCTCGAGGAGGTCCTTTGCGCGCTCCGCGCGCTCCTCGTCGCTGTCCCCGACCCCGTGGACCTCCATCGGCGTGGTGATGATGTCACGGACGGTCTGCCGGGGGTTCAGCGACGCGAGCGGGTCCTGGAACACCATCTGGAGGTCGCGGCGATACGGCCGCATCTCGTCGTCCGAGAGCCCCGTGATGTCCTCACCGCGGTACTCGATGGTGCCCGCGGTCGGCTTCTCGAGGTTCAGGACTGTACGTCCGAGCGTGGACTTCCCGCAGCCCGACTCGCCGACCACCGCGACCGTCTCGCCCTCGCGGACGGTCAGGTCGACGCCGTCGACGGCCTTCACGCTCGGCGGGGCGCCGAGCAGGTCGTCGAGGACGCCGCTCGAGCGGTCGTAGTGTTTCTTCAGGTCGCGCAACTCCACGAGTGGCGCGTCCGTCGCCGTCGCGTCTGTGGTCGACTCGTTCGGTGTGTCAGTGCTCACAGTTGGTCCCTCTCAGTCGGTTTCTCACAATCGATCCCTGCCAGTTGGTGCCTCACAGCTGGTCCTCCTCGGGGCCGCGGCGGAGACACGCCGCCTCGTGGCCGCCCCCGTCGCCGACCTCGCGGAAGTCGGGTTCGCGCTCGTAGCACTCCCGGTCGGCCTCCGGACACCGCGGCGCGAAGTGACACGCGTAGTCGACGTCCACGAGGTCCGGGACGTTCCCCGGAATCGGCTCGAGTTCGTCGGTCGGCGCCTCCAGTTTCGGCGTGCTCGCGATGAGCCCCTGCGTGTAGGGGTGCTGGGGGTTCGCGAACAGTTCGCGGGCGTCCGCGCGCTCCACAATCTCTCCCGCGTACATCACGTTCACGACGTCGCACGTCTCCGCGACGACCGCGAGGTCGTGCGTGATGAGCAGGATCGACGTGTCGAAGGCCTCCTTCAGGCCCGCGAGTTCGTCCAGGATCTGGGCCTGGATGGTGACGTCGAGGGCCGTCGTCGGTTCGTCTGCCACCAGCAGGTCCGGTTCGCAGGACAGCGCCATCGCTATCATCGCGCGCTGGCGCATCCCGCCGGAGAACTCGTGGGGGTACTCCTCGGCGCGGCGTTCGGGCTCCGGAATCTCGACGGCCTCCAGCATCTCGATGGCCCGCTGCCACGCGTCCGAGTTCTTCGCCGCACCCAGGAGCTTTCGCTTGAACTCCGCGCCGAGGCTCACGGACTCTCCGACGTCCTGGTGGAGCCGCACCGTTTCGGCGATCTGTTCGCCGACGCTGAGCGTCGGGTTCAGGGAGTTCATCGGGTCCTGAAACACCATCGCGAGGCTCCCGCCGCGGATGTGTTGCATCGCCGCCTCGTCGGCGCGGCGCAGGTCCACGTAGCCGCTCTCGACTTCCACGTCGTCCCCGACCGCTGCTGGGTGATTGCTCGCGACATCTCCGGCCGCGCCGGCACCGTCGGTCGCACGCGAATCGTCCCGAACGTCCGGCGCAACGTTGACGTCCTCCACGACGACGAACCCGCTCTCTACGGGGTCGTCGGGCGTGCGAACGGCGTCCGGGCATTCCCGTGCGAGCGTCTCGACGGCGTCCGCCGACCGGAACCGCACTTCGCCGCCGACGACCTCCCCGGGGTCGTCGACCAGGCCCATCGTGCTCTCCGCGAGCACGCTCTTCCCGGACCCGGACTCCCCGACGAGACCGGCGATCTCGCCGCGCCCGATGTCGAGGTCGACGCCGTCGACGGCTTCGACGACGCCGCGCGGCGTGTCGAACTGCGTTTCGAGCCCACGAGTCGACAGCAGGGGGTCACTCATCGCTCCTCCACCTCCCCTTCGCTCACGTCGAACACGTCTCTGAGGCCGTCACCGAACATGTTGAACGAGAGAACCGTGATCATGATCGCGAGACCGGGAATCACCGAGATCCACCACGCCCGACGGATGAACATCCTGCCGTCCGACAGCAGCAGTCCCCACGTCGGTGTCGTCGGCCGCACACCCAGGCCCAGGAAGGACAACCCAGCCTCGGCGAGGATGGCGAGCGGAATCATCAGCGTCGCCTGCACGATGAGCGGCGCCACCGCGTTCGGGAGTATCTCCCGCAGCATCATCCGCCGGTCGGTCATCCCGATGGCGCGCGCGGCCGTCACGTACTCCTCCTCGCGGATCGACAGCACCTCGCCGCGCACGAGGCGCGCGAAGTCGTCGATGTACGCGATGCCGATCGCGATGATGACGTTTTCCACCCCGAGTCCGCCCATCACGGCGATGATGCCGATGCCGAGGATGAGTTCGGGGAACGCCCACTGGAAGTCGACGTACCGCAT encodes:
- a CDS encoding ABC transporter permease, whose protein sequence is MSDEQTESDTPPVPQEYQEDEFVEEYTPTWRKIVDGILADKMALVGAVVVAVFVLTAVFAPLVAPYDPGATYSLMKEPMSHSVGNFDADPQTERVLHVLGTDSYGHDILSRVVFGARVSLGVALATVAVAFTVGTTLGLLAGFYGGWVDSVIMRYVDFQWAFPELILGIGIIAVMGGLGVENVIIAIGIAYIDDFARLVRGEVLSIREEEYVTAARAIGMTDRRMMLREILPNAVAPLIVQATLMIPLAILAEAGLSFLGLGVRPTTPTWGLLLSDGRMFIRRAWWISVIPGLAIMITVLSFNMFGDGLRDVFDVSEGEVEER